A region of Vigna radiata var. radiata cultivar VC1973A chromosome 6, Vradiata_ver6, whole genome shotgun sequence DNA encodes the following proteins:
- the LOC106764239 gene encoding uncharacterized protein LOC106764239: MDSRDSSPRSRDPDADNHHHHSFDEAPPSLHSKVKLMCSYGGRIQPRPHDNHLTYVAGDTKILAVDRHIKLPALLTKLSSLANAPANGTFFKYQLPGEDLDALISVTNDEDLHHMMLEYDRLSRTSPKPARLRLFLFSLHNNNTNSNSNINFALTDPKPERQWFVDALNSVQVPLVEGSSPPHTAAPNPDFLFGLDKQPSAAANAPTKNPSPETECISEDRPAVRDAETETERAPESEIRRLQIGHNSEQQLLQRKMKIEEDNNGRVHGVNGADGFSQKNTENVTPLVTQGQMQAQGFHSGTVSFLQERNNMGYSLAVPTTGSEIYLIQTPSGIFQAVRPVTGPVGQPVYLVPAPSSVGVAAERGYSAGQGGARW, encoded by the coding sequence ATGGATTCCCGCGACTCCTCCCCCCGCTCCCGCGACCCCGACGCcgacaaccaccaccaccactccTTCGACGAGGCCCCGCCCTCCCTCCATTCCAAGGTCAAGCTTATGTGCAGCTACGGCGGCCGAATCCAGCCTCGCCCCCACGACAACCACCTTACCTACGTCGCCGGCGACACCAAGATCCTCGCCGTAGACCGCCACATCAAGCTCCCCGCCCTCCTCACCAAACTCTCCTCCCTCGCCAACGCCCCCGCCAATGGTACCTTCTTCAAATACCAGCTCCCCGGCGAGGACCTCGACGCTCTAATCTCCGTCACCAACGACGAAGACCTCCACCACATGATGCTCGAGTACGATCGCCTCTCGCGCACCTCGCCAAAACCTGCACGCCTCCGCCTCTTTCTGTTCTCGCTCCACAACAATAACACCAACAGCAACAGCAACATCAATTTCGCACTCACCGATCCCAAACCCGAGCGGCAGTGGTTCGTTGACGCCCTGAATTCCGTTCAGGTTCCGCTTGTTGAAGGTTCTTCGCCGCCGCATACGGCAGCGCCAAATCCAGATTTTCTCTTCGGATTAGATAAGCAGCCGTCGGCGGCTGCCAATGCTCCTACGAAGAATCCTTCGCCGGAAACAGAATGCATCTCCGAGGATCGTCCAGCGGTCAGAGATGCCGAAACCGAAACGGAACGCGCGCCCGAGTCCGAGATTCGGAGGTTGCAGATTGGTCACAATTCTGAGCAGCAACTCCTGCAACGGAAGatgaaaatagaggaagataATAACGGTAGGGTTCACGGGGTTAACGGCGCGGACGGTTTCTCTCAAAAGAACACGGAGAATGTGACGCCGTTAGTTACGCAAGGGCAAATGCAGGCGCAAGGTTTTCATTCTGGAACGGTGTCGTTTTTGCAGGAGAGGAATAATATGGGCTATTCGCTGGCAGTTCCTACGACCGGGAGTGAGATTTATCTCATTCAGACGCCTTCTGGAATCTTCCAAGCGGTTCGGCCCGTGACTGGACCGGTTGGGCAACCGGTTTATCTGGTTCCGGCGCCTAGTTCAGTTGGCGTGGCGGCGGAGCGTGGATATTCTGCGGGACAGGGAGGAGCGCGGTGGTGA